In a single window of the Streptococcus ilei genome:
- a CDS encoding SepM family pheromone-processing serine protease — protein MNEFEKQRDQLPESPFEPVRKKDSVWRTYRWPIIGTLLLILALLAFFVPLPYYLEMPGSSEDIRQVMRVNQKNDEASGSYDFVTVAVKQATFSDIVYAWVTPFTDIHSEQEMTGGSSSEEFFRINQFYMETSQNTAKYQGLKTAGKETEMEFLGVYVMQVAEDSTFKGVLNIADTVTAVNDKTFKSSKELIEYVGSQKIGDKVTVTYTEDGQTKTAEGKIIKLVNGKNGIGISLIDRTEVKSDVPIEFATAGIGGPSAGMMFSLSIYTQVADPDLRQGRHIAGTGTINHDGTVGDIGGVDKKVVAADRAGAEIFFAPDNPVTEEVKKNNPNAKSNYDEAVETAKKIKTKMKIVPVKTLQDAIDYLKKN, from the coding sequence ATGAATGAATTTGAGAAACAAAGGGATCAGTTACCAGAAAGCCCATTTGAACCTGTACGCAAAAAAGATAGTGTGTGGAGAACCTATCGCTGGCCGATTATTGGGACTTTGCTTCTGATTCTGGCCTTGCTAGCTTTCTTTGTTCCCCTGCCCTATTATCTGGAAATGCCCGGGAGTTCAGAAGATATTCGCCAAGTGATGCGCGTCAACCAGAAAAATGATGAAGCATCTGGTTCGTATGATTTTGTCACTGTTGCCGTCAAGCAAGCGACCTTCTCGGATATAGTCTATGCCTGGGTGACTCCTTTTACAGATATCCACTCTGAACAAGAAATGACTGGTGGCAGTTCCAGTGAGGAATTTTTCCGGATTAATCAATTTTATATGGAAACCTCTCAAAATACTGCCAAATACCAAGGATTAAAAACTGCTGGTAAAGAGACAGAGATGGAATTCTTAGGTGTTTATGTCATGCAAGTAGCAGAAGACTCTACTTTCAAGGGCGTTCTAAATATTGCAGACACGGTTACGGCTGTGAATGACAAAACCTTCAAGAGCTCAAAAGAACTCATCGAGTATGTTGGTTCCCAAAAAATTGGGGACAAGGTCACAGTGACCTACACAGAAGATGGCCAGACCAAGACAGCTGAAGGAAAGATTATTAAGTTGGTCAATGGTAAGAATGGAATTGGGATTAGCTTGATTGACCGGACAGAGGTGAAGAGTGACGTGCCAATTGAGTTTGCGACAGCTGGCATCGGTGGCCCAAGTGCCGGGATGATGTTTAGTTTGTCCATCTATACCCAGGTAGCGGATCCAGACCTTCGTCAGGGACGCCATATCGCAGGGACAGGGACCATTAACCATGATGGGACTGTCGGAGATATAGGTGGAGTGGATAAGAAAGTCGTGGCGGCAGATCGGGCTGGGGCTGAAATCTTCTTTGCCCCTGATAATCCGGTAACAGAGGAAGTTAAAAAGAACAATCCTAATGCTAAGAGCAACTACGACGAAGCGGTAGAAACAGCTAAAAAAATTAAGACCAAGATGAAAATTGTCCCTGTCAAAACCTTGCAGGATGCTATTGATTATTTGAAAAAGAATTAA
- the ccdA2 gene encoding thiol-disulfide oxidoreductase-associated membrane protein CcdA2, with protein MIETSLFSISVFLAGVLSFFSPCILPLMPVYVGILLDSEHEKTVRIFGRDISWYGLVKTLCFIAGLSTVFLILGYGAGALGQVLYAPWFRYLLGGIVILLGIHQMGLINLHQLQKQKSIQLKKDEKRNEFFNAFLIGVTFSFGWTPCVGPVLSSVLAIAASGGNGALQGALLMLVYTLGLALPFLLLALASGWVLQRFAKLKPHMGTLKKIGGALIVLMGILLMLGNLNSLASLFH; from the coding sequence ATGATTGAAACTAGTTTGTTTTCCATTTCAGTGTTCTTAGCGGGGGTTCTATCTTTTTTCTCTCCGTGTATTTTACCGTTGATGCCAGTCTATGTAGGGATCTTATTGGATTCTGAGCATGAGAAAACGGTGCGTATTTTTGGAAGAGATATTTCTTGGTATGGTTTGGTCAAGACCCTCTGTTTTATTGCTGGTCTATCAACCGTATTTCTCATCCTAGGTTATGGGGCGGGTGCCCTGGGTCAGGTACTTTATGCTCCCTGGTTCCGTTACCTACTAGGAGGGATTGTCATCTTATTGGGAATCCATCAGATGGGCCTCATCAATCTTCATCAACTGCAAAAGCAAAAGAGTATCCAACTGAAGAAGGACGAAAAACGCAACGAATTCTTCAATGCCTTTCTAATTGGAGTGACCTTTAGTTTTGGGTGGACTCCTTGTGTCGGACCTGTATTGAGCTCCGTTTTAGCGATTGCGGCTTCTGGAGGAAATGGTGCTCTACAAGGAGCGCTCTTAATGCTGGTTTACACCTTGGGCTTAGCTCTTCCCTTCCTACTCTTGGCCCTGGCTTCAGGCTGGGTCTTGCAACGCTTTGCCAAACTCAAGCCTCATATGGGGACCTTGAAAAAAATCGGTGGTGCTCTCATCGTCTTGATGGGCATCTTGCTCATGCTGGGTAATCTCAACAGCCTAGCATCCCTGTTTCACTAA
- a CDS encoding TlpA family protein disulfide reductase, with protein sequence MKKIALIATGLFCVGLLGACSAQGMESSNKSETKQTAKTGDSEQAGKKVLDFSLQGVDGKTYRLSDYKGKKVYLKFWASWCSICLSTLGDTNDLAKAEEGKDYVVLTVVAPTFNGEKSADDFKNWYQALDYKDFPVLMDSKGDLLKEYGIRSYPSALFIASDGTLAKTHIGYMSKEDIVQTLKEMK encoded by the coding sequence ATGAAAAAAATAGCCTTAATAGCGACAGGACTTTTCTGTGTTGGATTGTTAGGGGCCTGCTCCGCCCAGGGGATGGAGTCATCCAATAAAAGCGAGACTAAGCAGACAGCCAAAACGGGAGATTCAGAGCAAGCTGGCAAGAAGGTTCTGGATTTTAGCCTGCAAGGAGTAGACGGCAAGACCTACCGCTTATCAGATTACAAAGGGAAGAAAGTCTATCTCAAGTTTTGGGCTTCCTGGTGCTCAATCTGTCTTTCAACATTAGGTGACACAAATGATTTAGCAAAGGCAGAGGAGGGGAAAGATTATGTAGTTCTAACTGTTGTCGCTCCGACATTTAATGGGGAAAAATCAGCCGATGACTTTAAAAATTGGTACCAGGCTTTGGACTACAAAGATTTCCCAGTCTTGATGGATAGTAAGGGCGACTTGCTCAAAGAGTACGGGATTCGCTCTTATCCATCTGCTCTCTTTATTGCGAGCGATGGAACTCTCGCCAAGACCCATATCGGCTATATGAGTAAGGAAGACATCGTCCAGACTCTAAAAGAAATGAAGTAA
- the msrB gene encoding peptide-methionine (R)-S-oxide reductase MsrB — METKWKLISVLLVGLLCFGLFFLIKGSMALDTSDATTEQIKKASMSQTPVANKKKEEKVNPEDQREIYLAGGCFWGVEEYFSRVPGVIDAESGYANGKGDTTKYELVNQTGHAETVHITYNVKKVSLKELLLHYFRIIDPTSKNRQGNDQGSQYRTGVYYTDQADLPTINQVFEEVAKKYDKPLAVEKEELANYIKAEDYHQDYLQKHPNGYCHIDVNQASYPVIDASRYPKPNDEEIKKKLSPEEYAVTQENDTERAFSNRYWDKFEAGIYVDVVTGEPLFSSKDKFDSGCGWPSFSRPISPDVATYKEDKSFNMTRTEVRSRVGNSHLGHVFTDGPKEKGGLRYCINSLSIKFIPKAEMAEKGYGYLLDYV; from the coding sequence ATGGAAACAAAATGGAAACTCATTTCCGTTCTTTTAGTGGGCCTGCTTTGTTTTGGACTCTTTTTCCTTATCAAAGGATCCATGGCCTTGGATACATCAGATGCGACGACTGAGCAGATCAAAAAAGCGTCCATGAGTCAGACACCAGTAGCAAACAAAAAGAAGGAAGAAAAAGTCAATCCAGAAGACCAACGAGAAATCTATCTAGCTGGTGGCTGCTTCTGGGGTGTGGAAGAGTATTTTTCCCGTGTTCCAGGCGTCATTGATGCCGAATCAGGTTATGCCAATGGAAAAGGGGATACTACCAAGTATGAACTGGTCAACCAAACAGGGCATGCCGAAACGGTACACATCACCTATAATGTCAAGAAGGTTTCCTTGAAAGAACTGCTTCTACACTATTTCCGGATTATTGATCCAACATCAAAAAACCGTCAGGGAAATGATCAGGGCAGTCAATATCGGACAGGAGTTTATTACACCGATCAAGCAGATTTGCCAACCATAAACCAAGTATTTGAAGAAGTGGCAAAGAAATATGATAAGCCTTTGGCTGTAGAAAAAGAAGAACTTGCTAATTATATCAAGGCGGAAGACTACCATCAGGACTATCTACAGAAACACCCGAATGGCTATTGTCACATTGATGTGAATCAAGCTTCTTATCCGGTTATTGACGCTAGTCGTTATCCAAAACCAAATGATGAAGAGATCAAGAAGAAGTTATCGCCCGAAGAATATGCAGTGACGCAAGAGAATGATACAGAGCGTGCTTTTTCTAACCGCTATTGGGATAAGTTTGAAGCGGGCATCTATGTGGATGTCGTAACAGGAGAGCCCCTCTTTTCCTCAAAAGATAAATTTGATTCCGGTTGTGGTTGGCCAAGTTTTAGCCGGCCGATCAGTCCCGATGTGGCAACCTACAAGGAAGATAAGAGTTTCAATATGACTCGGACAGAGGTTCGGAGTCGAGTAGGAAATTCCCATCTAGGCCACGTCTTTACGGATGGACCTAAGGAAAAAGGTGGCCTTCGCTACTGTATCAATAGTTTGTCAATTAAATTCATTCCTAAAGCAGAGATGGCAGAAAAGGGCTACGGCTATTTGTTGGACTATGTCTGA
- a CDS encoding response regulator transcription factor, whose amino-acid sequence MYSIMIVEDEELVRQGLTSLVNYEQFGMKVIDQAENGRIAWEKFQVQPADLLLTDINMPQLNGLDLAQLVREKAPSCHIIFLTGYDDFEFAQKAIRLGADDYLLKPFSKADIEEMLEKVKNKLDEEGKKAQVETLVDQGHSTELEEAIHSRLADSQLTLKDLALQLGFSPSYLSVLIKKKLGLPFQEYLIQERMKKAKLLLLTTDLKIYEIADQVGFEDMNYFSQRFKQVVGVTPRQYKKGEYE is encoded by the coding sequence ATGTATTCAATCATGATTGTAGAAGACGAAGAGCTGGTTCGGCAGGGACTTACTTCTCTAGTGAATTATGAACAGTTTGGGATGAAGGTCATTGACCAAGCGGAGAATGGGCGAATAGCTTGGGAAAAATTTCAAGTACAACCGGCTGATCTTCTCTTAACTGATATTAATATGCCACAGTTGAATGGCTTAGATTTGGCCCAACTGGTCCGAGAGAAAGCTCCGTCCTGCCATATCATCTTTCTAACAGGCTATGATGATTTTGAGTTTGCTCAGAAAGCCATTCGACTCGGAGCAGATGACTATCTCCTCAAGCCCTTTTCAAAAGCGGATATTGAAGAGATGCTGGAGAAAGTCAAGAACAAGCTAGACGAGGAAGGAAAGAAAGCCCAGGTTGAAACCTTGGTGGATCAGGGGCATTCGACAGAGTTGGAAGAGGCTATTCATTCCCGCTTAGCGGATTCCCAATTAACCCTTAAGGACTTGGCTCTTCAACTGGGTTTTAGTCCCTCTTATCTGAGTGTCCTAATCAAGAAAAAATTGGGCCTCCCTTTTCAAGAATACTTGATCCAAGAACGGATGAAGAAGGCCAAACTTTTACTCTTGACGACCGATCTCAAGATTTATGAGATTGCAGATCAGGTTGGCTTTGAAGATATGAACTATTTTTCTCAACGCTTTAAACAAGTAGTCGGTGTAACCCCAAGACAATACAAAAAAGGAGAGTATGAATGA
- a CDS encoding cache domain-containing sensor histidine kinase, protein MKRYPLLIQLIVYVFVFILLLLGLVGSLYYQTSSATIGQLTERTTRNSIDQSSQFITSYLKKLKQTTSILSKEETVRQFAQDKEESPEAVQSLMRTIIETDPDLVSAVLVTKDGRLVATDSQISMQTSSDMMNESWYQEAIKKRAIPVLTPARKESLSSEKDKWVISITQEVVDASGQNLGVLRLDIGYQSLEAYLDHLQLGKKGFSFIINQKHEFVYHPKKTVYSSSQEMQAMQPYIAVKDGYAQKGQNFVYQIAIPESDWTLIGVASLEGLQMLQSQMLYSFIGLGALVLIMCWVGIWFILRLWIKPLQDLQAVILKIGAGDSHLRATTKGSPELVDLAQAFNRMLDQIENLMQLVKEEEQNARRYELRALAAQINPHFLYNTLDTIVWMAEFNDGQRVVDLTKSLAKYFRLALNQGQEQIRLQDEIDHVRQYLFIQKQRYGDKLNYEILEEGTLGDYQLPKLVLQPLVENAIYHGIKEMDRPGVIRVTSEIREEQVVLTIYDNGRGFALSESTDQTLLRLGGVGLKNVDQRLRLQFGASYHMEIDSKANSYTKITLYLPLTSRDEHS, encoded by the coding sequence ATGAAACGATACCCTTTGCTGATTCAGCTGATTGTCTATGTATTTGTCTTCATTCTCTTGCTCTTGGGTTTAGTCGGTAGTCTATACTATCAAACTAGCTCAGCAACCATTGGCCAACTGACAGAGCGAACAACCCGCAATAGTATCGACCAGAGTAGTCAGTTTATCACCTCCTATCTGAAAAAATTGAAGCAGACCACCTCGATCCTCAGTAAAGAAGAGACCGTTCGTCAGTTTGCTCAAGACAAGGAGGAGAGCCCAGAAGCCGTTCAAAGTCTGATGCGAACCATTATTGAGACAGACCCAGATCTGGTTTCGGCTGTCTTAGTAACTAAGGATGGACGCCTTGTTGCTACGGATTCTCAAATTAGCATGCAGACCTCATCGGATATGATGAACGAAAGCTGGTATCAGGAGGCTATCAAGAAGAGGGCCATTCCTGTCTTGACGCCAGCCCGGAAGGAATCTTTGTCTTCAGAGAAGGACAAGTGGGTGATTTCTATCACCCAGGAAGTGGTGGATGCTTCTGGTCAAAATCTAGGAGTTTTGCGCCTAGATATTGGCTATCAGAGCCTAGAAGCTTATCTGGATCATCTCCAACTGGGCAAAAAAGGCTTTAGTTTCATCATCAATCAGAAGCATGAATTTGTCTACCATCCTAAAAAGACAGTCTATTCTTCTAGTCAGGAAATGCAGGCCATGCAACCCTATATTGCTGTCAAGGATGGCTATGCCCAAAAGGGACAGAACTTTGTCTATCAAATTGCTATACCAGAGAGTGATTGGACCTTAATTGGAGTGGCCTCTCTGGAAGGTCTCCAGATGCTTCAGTCGCAAATGCTCTATTCCTTTATAGGTTTAGGAGCTCTCGTCCTCATCATGTGCTGGGTGGGAATCTGGTTCATTCTGCGCTTGTGGATCAAACCCCTACAAGATTTACAGGCCGTCATTCTGAAAATAGGAGCTGGTGATTCCCACTTGCGGGCGACTACCAAAGGATCGCCTGAATTGGTAGATCTTGCTCAAGCCTTCAACCGTATGTTGGATCAAATTGAAAACCTTATGCAATTGGTTAAAGAAGAGGAACAAAATGCACGACGCTATGAACTGCGAGCTCTTGCAGCCCAAATTAATCCTCATTTCCTCTATAACACCTTGGATACCATTGTCTGGATGGCTGAGTTTAATGATGGTCAGCGGGTGGTTGACCTGACCAAGTCCCTAGCCAAATATTTTCGACTTGCTCTCAATCAAGGACAAGAACAAATTAGGCTTCAGGATGAAATAGACCATGTGCGCCAGTATCTCTTCATTCAGAAACAACGCTATGGGGATAAGTTGAATTATGAAATTTTAGAAGAGGGGACGTTGGGAGATTATCAGCTTCCTAAACTGGTCCTACAACCCTTAGTGGAAAATGCCATCTATCACGGCATCAAGGAGATGGATCGGCCGGGCGTGATACGAGTCACTTCGGAAATTAGAGAAGAACAAGTGGTCCTGACGATTTACGATAATGGACGAGGCTTTGCTTTGTCTGAGTCGACAGACCAAACTCTTCTTCGACTAGGAGGCGTTGGTTTGAAAAATGTGGATCAACGCTTGCGGTTACAGTTTGGGGCTAGCTATCATATGGAGATTGATTCTAAGGCTAATAGCTATACGAAAATCACTCTTTATTTACCCCTCACATCACGAGATGAACATTCCTAG
- a CDS encoding YutD family protein, with protein MRKEISPELFNYNKYPGPEFRLVGNQVLAEQLTFELVENQNDAFDATVFGQRFSEVLTKFDYIVGDWSNEQLRLRGFYKDDRPVTDAEKISRLEDYLLEYCSYGCAYFVLENAEPRRASFDKKSSPKQQEEGNRSAKRGGRQNRRNRSKNQPREREQEQKQKASQPKKKNRQRSRKKDAQGEQERHFVIRQK; from the coding sequence ATGCGCAAAGAAATATCCCCTGAATTATTTAATTATAATAAATATCCTGGACCGGAATTTCGTCTGGTCGGCAATCAAGTGCTAGCAGAACAATTGACATTTGAGCTGGTTGAGAACCAAAATGATGCCTTTGATGCGACGGTCTTTGGTCAGCGTTTTTCAGAGGTTTTAACCAAGTTTGATTATATTGTCGGTGATTGGAGCAATGAACAGTTGCGTCTGCGTGGCTTCTATAAGGACGATCGTCCGGTTACAGATGCAGAGAAAATCAGTCGTCTAGAAGATTATTTACTAGAATACTGTAGCTATGGCTGTGCTTATTTTGTCCTAGAAAATGCAGAACCCCGTCGAGCATCCTTTGACAAGAAATCTTCTCCAAAACAACAGGAAGAGGGCAACCGTTCTGCTAAGCGTGGCGGTCGTCAAAATCGCCGAAATCGTTCCAAAAATCAGCCACGGGAACGTGAACAAGAGCAAAAACAAAAGGCTTCTCAACCAAAGAAAAAGAACCGTCAGCGGTCTAGAAAAAAAGATGCACAGGGTGAGCAAGAACGCCACTTTGTCATCCGTCAAAAGTAA
- the rlmN gene encoding 23S rRNA (adenine(2503)-C(2))-methyltransferase RlmN, whose translation MKPSIYGLTRQELIEWAEEHGEKKFRATQIWEWLYRKRVQSFEEMTNLSKSLIETLNDQFVINPLKQRIVQESADGTVKYLFELPDGMLIETVLMRQHYGLSVCVTTQVGCNIGCTFCASGLIKKQRDLNSGEIVAQIMLVQKYFDERGQDERVSHIVVMGIGEPFDNYKNVLSFVRTVNDDKGLAIGARHITVSTSGLAHKIRDFANEGVQVNLAVSLHAPNNDLRSSIMKINRAFPIEKLFAAIEYYIETTNRRVTFEYIMLNEVNDGVEQALELAELLKKIKKLSYVNLIPYNPVSEHDQYSRSPRERVMAFYDTLKKNGVNCVVRQEHGTDIDAACGQLRSNTMKRDREKAIVEQVQP comes from the coding sequence ATGAAACCTTCAATTTATGGCCTGACTCGACAAGAACTGATTGAGTGGGCAGAAGAACATGGTGAAAAGAAATTCCGAGCAACCCAAATATGGGAATGGCTCTATCGGAAACGCGTCCAGTCATTTGAAGAAATGACCAACCTATCTAAGAGCTTGATCGAAACCTTGAATGATCAGTTCGTGATCAATCCTTTGAAACAACGGATCGTGCAAGAATCAGCAGATGGGACTGTCAAATACCTTTTTGAATTGCCAGATGGCATGTTGATCGAGACAGTTTTGATGCGCCAACATTATGGCTTGTCAGTCTGTGTCACCACTCAGGTAGGGTGCAACATCGGCTGTACCTTCTGTGCATCTGGTTTAATCAAGAAGCAACGCGACTTGAACAGTGGGGAAATCGTTGCCCAAATCATGCTAGTTCAAAAGTACTTTGACGAGCGTGGTCAAGATGAACGCGTCAGCCACATCGTTGTGATGGGCATTGGTGAGCCGTTTGATAACTACAAGAATGTCTTGAGCTTTGTCCGTACGGTCAATGATGACAAGGGACTGGCCATCGGTGCCCGCCACATTACCGTTTCAACTTCTGGCTTGGCTCATAAGATTCGTGATTTTGCTAATGAAGGGGTTCAGGTCAACTTGGCGGTATCACTTCATGCTCCAAATAATGACTTGCGTTCCAGCATCATGAAAATCAACCGCGCTTTCCCAATCGAGAAATTATTTGCGGCTATTGAGTACTATATTGAAACGACCAACCGCCGGGTAACCTTCGAGTACATCATGCTTAATGAAGTCAATGATGGTGTCGAACAAGCCTTAGAATTGGCAGAACTCCTTAAAAAGATCAAGAAGTTATCTTATGTAAACTTGATTCCTTACAACCCAGTTAGTGAGCATGATCAGTATAGTCGGAGTCCAAGAGAGCGCGTGATGGCCTTTTATGACACCTTGAAGAAAAACGGAGTCAACTGCGTGGTTCGTCAAGAGCATGGTACGGATATTGATGCTGCTTGTGGCCAATTGCGTTCCAATACGATGAAGAGAGACCGGGAGAAAGCCATTGTTGAACAAGTTCAACCGTAA
- a CDS encoding VanZ family protein — protein MLNKFNRNNGLIEQGQLTNKGRRLLLGGSFFYFVLLCLMCFLPQRPEPGMETPGIQHFGRVVVLLVPFNSLINLAQVTSLVQLIKVFVQNIANIFLLFPLVFQLLWLWPWLGTRKRVLCFSLGMSLWIELSQIVLDLLFDFNRVFEIDDLWTNTLGGYLAYLCFKWLQASMSKDKPS, from the coding sequence TTGTTGAACAAGTTCAACCGTAACAACGGGCTGATAGAACAAGGTCAATTAACAAATAAAGGAAGACGACTGCTACTAGGTGGCAGTTTCTTCTATTTTGTCTTGCTCTGTCTCATGTGTTTTCTCCCCCAACGGCCTGAACCAGGAATGGAAACACCTGGTATCCAACATTTTGGGCGAGTAGTCGTATTGCTGGTTCCCTTTAATTCCCTCATCAACCTAGCTCAAGTGACCAGCCTGGTCCAGCTGATCAAGGTGTTTGTACAAAATATAGCCAACATCTTTCTCTTATTCCCTTTGGTCTTTCAGCTGCTTTGGCTCTGGCCTTGGCTAGGCACTCGGAAACGCGTCCTTTGCTTTAGTCTAGGGATGAGTTTATGGATCGAGCTCAGTCAGATTGTCCTAGACCTCTTGTTTGATTTCAATCGGGTATTTGAGATAGATGATCTGTGGACCAATACCCTGGGAGGCTACCTAGCCTATCTGTGTTTTAAATGGCTACAAGCTTCTATGAGTAAGGACAAGCCATCTTAG
- the trpB gene encoding tryptophan synthase subunit beta — protein sequence MTETKGYFGQFGGSFVPEPIQNLLDQLEKTFEQYKNDPEFIAEYKHYLKDYSGRETPLYFAESLTEHLGGAKIYLKREDLNHLGSHKLNNVLGQILLAKRMGKTRVIAETGAGQHGVATAAAAAKFGMACDVYMGAEDVERQRLNVFRMEMMGATVHAVETGTKTLKDAVDAAFGAWMADLDAFYVLGSAVGPHPYPTIVHEFQKVISEESKRQILEKEGRLPDYVIACVGGGSNAIGAFSQYVSDEEVKLVGVEAAGHGLDTDQHAATMTKGTVGVVDGMKTYAVFGEDGKVAPVYSISAGLDYPGVGPEHAFFKDSGRVEYVAATDDEAVQALLLLSKTEGILPAIESSHAIAEAVKRAPQLDKDKIIIINVSGRGDKDVAAIADYLEAKATK from the coding sequence ATGACAGAAACAAAAGGCTATTTCGGACAATTTGGTGGGTCTTTCGTACCAGAACCTATTCAAAACTTGCTCGATCAATTAGAGAAAACCTTTGAACAGTACAAAAATGACCCAGAATTTATCGCAGAATACAAACATTATTTGAAAGATTATTCTGGACGCGAAACACCGCTCTACTTTGCGGAAAGTTTGACAGAGCATTTAGGTGGGGCGAAAATTTATTTGAAACGTGAAGACCTGAATCACCTAGGTTCGCATAAATTGAATAACGTCTTGGGGCAAATCCTCTTGGCTAAGCGCATGGGCAAAACCCGCGTGATTGCTGAAACAGGAGCCGGTCAACATGGTGTGGCTACAGCAGCTGCGGCAGCTAAGTTTGGTATGGCCTGTGATGTCTACATGGGGGCAGAAGACGTGGAGCGTCAACGTCTCAATGTCTTCCGCATGGAGATGATGGGGGCAACCGTTCATGCGGTTGAAACAGGAACCAAGACCTTGAAAGATGCCGTTGATGCTGCTTTTGGAGCATGGATGGCGGATCTGGATGCTTTTTATGTCTTAGGTTCTGCTGTTGGCCCTCACCCTTACCCAACCATTGTGCATGAATTCCAAAAAGTCATCAGTGAAGAATCGAAGCGCCAAATCTTAGAAAAAGAAGGTCGTTTGCCAGACTATGTTATTGCCTGTGTCGGTGGTGGATCCAATGCTATTGGTGCCTTCTCCCAATATGTGAGCGATGAGGAAGTCAAATTGGTCGGTGTTGAAGCTGCTGGACATGGCTTGGATACAGACCAGCACGCAGCAACCATGACCAAGGGGACTGTTGGTGTTGTCGATGGGATGAAGACCTATGCTGTTTTTGGTGAAGATGGAAAAGTAGCACCAGTTTACTCGATCTCTGCCGGTTTGGACTACCCAGGGGTTGGACCGGAACATGCCTTCTTTAAAGATTCTGGTCGTGTCGAATATGTGGCAGCGACAGATGATGAAGCCGTTCAAGCTCTTCTTCTTCTCAGTAAGACAGAGGGAATCCTCCCAGCTATTGAAAGTTCACATGCCATTGCAGAAGCTGTTAAACGTGCTCCACAACTGGACAAAGATAAGATTATTATTATCAATGTTTCTGGACGTGGGGATAAGGACGTAGCTGCGATTGCCGATTATCTAGAAGCAAAAGCTACAAAATAA